TCAAATGGGGCCCTCGCCTTATTATCATTTTCCCACAATAAACGTGGCTGTTTCATCTTCATCAGTTCTATGTTACTCGGCTCATCAACTAGATGAATTATATCACTATTAAGCGCTCCGAACGAATTTTCCAAGTTGACCCGTGTGTTAATCGCCTTTATTCGCGTTCACATCATTTGTTTTCTTCCCAGACCCATCTGATGTGCACTAGAAGTAGCACGAGCATCCGATTCTTTGTTCTTCTTATTAACATGACGATAGACAAGCTTTGGCTTCTACTTTTCCCATAAAAAAAACCTTTGTTATATTCACAATTTTAGCTTGTTTGCCTTCCACGTTAATTAACCCATCAACATTCTTTGTATTATTATCCACATTTGCAGCAGCAACGTGTATAATGTGAATCCGTGTAACCATAGAACAAGATAAACAACGTGGCGACTTTCATGCATGCTCAAGTTTTAGCGTGcaaacagatttctcttatcatcTATGCTGGGAATTACCATTCTAAGGCGCTCTCTCAAGTCCTTTTTAGTAGAAACTTCAATAATTGGCCGAGAAAAATTTTGCGTACCCCATAATTCTAAACACATTGTGCTTGTATATGAGTCGAACATCATAGGAAACCCACTATTCAAAGCGATAATACTTAACCAGATATCAGTAAAtcctattagaggaacatcatgaaTTTTTACCTAAACAGGAACACGAGTTAATTCCTTTTTGGTAAGAGTCGTATCTAGTGACGACAAATTAAGATAATATGGATTGAACGTGTGATCCACAGGCCATTCTCCAAGACACTTTGCATACCTTCTAACGATGAGACTTTGAAAAAAAATATCCTTTAGAATTCATCATTATTTTTCCAACCCATATTTCTTCCACACATTAGTCACGTAGTTCTTTACTACGGGATAAGCAATTCTTTTACCCAGAAAGTAGCCATAAATTGTGTTAGTGTAGCGATCTTGAACTTCCAAAACAACGGTTAAAGGTCTATATCAACACCATATTCCAAATTAGAACGTGGTTCCATAAATCGAAAGTCAACCTTCCGTTGTTGTTTCTTCTCATGATCACCATGAACCATAGACATGTACGAAGGTTTATTCTGGTTAATCTGAGCAACCAGATAACCACAATTCATAGAAGATTCCATGACTGGTACACGAATCTTACCTCCTGAACATGAAGCACTCGAATCAACCTTCTCTCCATCTTTCCTCGAAACATCAGAGTTTTCAACACCAATTTTGTGATTCCGTAAAACCCTCGTTACCGTTTGTGGTTGTTGCTTCTTTTTTTCCAGGCGAATTCTTTCCCATGACCCTTAACCAAGTGATGACTACAGGAATGATAAAATCAAGTTGAATGTTAGATGGATTGCTTGAAAAGAGGTGCCGTATTCACCAACGAGAAAGTGACTAGGCTCAACATACAAAAAAGCCAAGCTAACAAACTACAAGAGCAAAAAACACCAAGACTTGAGCCTAGACGATAACAATGACAATGAATGTCCCTTGTACTAGTAGGCTCAACATAAAGAATgtcttattatttatttattttaacaaaaataacgAAATATTTAATAAAAAATGGGAGATGTTTTCTAAAAGAAAGCATCTCCAACAAAGGATACAAGGAAAAAAATTGATAAGGCTCGTACCTAGAAAGCGACAATGCGAAACTAATTATCTATATCGAGCCTCATATACAGTGACAGATCTAGGAATGTTAGTCAGTGGTGTCACTGAATTAATAACCGAATTTTTTTTTCTACATGATGGCTTATTTTTATGGGTGTTTTTGGATATGTCAATGGTAGATTTTACATAATCAAGTCACATGGGCGTTTTCAGATATGTGCCAAGTGTACGGTCGCACATTACTCTAAAAATTTGAGGGACCCAACATTTTTTTAGTTCTATATAATAATATACATTTATTAATGTATTTTTTAAAAAAATCGTAaataaagattattaatattaatagcttTTTTTTATGTATTAAACTTTTTAATAAATTCTAATTACGTGAAGTTCTATTAATCTAATAAATTTCAAGTTTAAATTTATTTACTAAAAGTTTAGGATAATAAACTCTCGTGAAATAAAGATGCTATAATATTTAAGAATAACAAAGAGTTACATGATTTTAAATTATGAAATGTGTGTGTATATGATGTGTGCAgtggtatacgaaatactatttatTTTATTACGAAGAAgacgaagataataataatagtaataaagcaAGAGGAGGAAGAAGAACCATTGAAATCCGCAGAGACTGTCCTTACCTTGATACCGTTAATCGCCAGGTAAATTTTTTTCCATTACCCCCAATCTTTACATTTATTCATCAATCAGTTACTGTTACCATATGTTTATGCTCCGTATTTGTTATTATAATTTAATTTGATGTTGTCAACTGTATGTGCAGTCTGTGTTTGCTAACATCGTTATTATATTATTAGGTTTAGTTTCTTTTTTAACCTACAGAACCTTATTGAGATCTCTTGTCACAAATTATGTGGAGTTAGTTGGTGTTTTCAGTAGTATATACAATCATAATTTCTGTCATCATTTAAGGTGTAAGCTAATATTATATTTTCGATTCACATGTTCAGATCAACCACATTGTATTTGATACTTTATATTCAACTGAGGGTTTAGTAGAGAAATCTTTGTTCCACTCTTACCTTATGGTCAGATGGTAGCAGTGTTGTGTACATTAAATTAATAATCAAAAATGTGCCTGTTTGTTAAGTGTTACACGTCTGCAAAGATTGATTTCTCGGTAAAATGTTCATATCTATGATTTTCTACATATTGCTATCCGTTGTTAGTGTTTTTTTGTTGATGTAAAACGAGGTAAAATGCTGAAGAAGACAATTACACTGTAAAATGAGATGAGCACAATAGAGATTCTTAGGATGAACTATATGTGGTGCTGCTGATTCTCATTAAAAACTGCAACATTAATCCCTTAGGTCTCAATGTTAATCATTGACTGGTATATTGTTATTGGTTATTGTTGAAATAGGATATATCAACTGGAGAATTTAATTGGTCATATCTTTTTTGCAGGTTttggattttgattttgagaagttCTGTTCAGTCTCTCTATCAAACTTGAATGTTTATGCATGTTTGGTATGTGGTAAGTATTTTCAAGGAAGAGGGCAGAAGTCACATGCATATACACATAGCCTTGAAGCAGGACACCATGTTTATATCAATCTTCGAACAGAAAAAGTTTATTGTCTGCCTGATGGTTATGAAATCAATGATCCTTCACTCGATGATATACGACATGTTCTGAATCCAAGGTTTAGCAGAGACCAAGTTTTGCAACTTGATAGAAATAGACAATGGTCAAGGGCGCTTGATGGGTCTGATTATCTTCCTGGAATGGTAATTTCTTATTTCTATTGTTTATTCTGTTGCCTTTACTTTGATTAAATATGATGATAAATTTGTAAGGTAGCagaatttttttctttctttttttcaatTTTGCGGCGCTGATTGTAGTATATTTTAATTTTTGATGATTTTTTTTAGGTGGGGCTTAATAACATCGTGAACACTGATTTTGTTAACGTCACCATTCAATCTTTAATGCGAGTGACTCCTTTGAGAAACTTCTTTCTCATCCCTGAAAATTATATGCACAGTAAATCTGTACTTGTTCACCGTTTTGGTGAGCTGACAAGGAAGATTTGGCATGCAAGGAATTTTAAAGGACAGGTTAATCTTTACATCAACTGTAATTTATCATTTATTTCTAGATCTATGTATTTTGCATATCTAATAATACTTTACTGAATTGTAGGTGAGTCCTCATGAGTTTTTGCAAGCGGTTATGAAAGCTAGTAAAAAGCGATTTCGTATAGGGACATCGTCTGATCCTGTTGAATTTATGTCGTGGCTTCTTAATACCCTGCATTCTGACCTTAAAAGTTCAAGGACAAAAAGCAGCATTATTCATAAATGCTTTCAGGTACATATATTATTTCATTTTTATCTATTGCAGCCTGTAATGAAGTTTTAATTATTAATCATTTATATACTGAATGGTGATTTTTAGGGAGAATTGGAAGTTGTGAAAGAGAGTGGGAGTGCAGGTAATAATATTGTGGCTGAGACTAGTAGAATGCCATTTTTGATGCTTGGGCTGGATTTGGCACCACCGCCACTTTTTAAAGATGTGATGGAGAAGAACATAATTCCCCAGGT
The window above is part of the Rutidosis leptorrhynchoides isolate AG116_Rl617_1_P2 chromosome 1, CSIRO_AGI_Rlap_v1, whole genome shotgun sequence genome. Proteins encoded here:
- the LOC139898049 gene encoding uncharacterized protein; the protein is MFSKRKHLQQRIQGKKLIRLVPRKRQCETNYLYRASYTVTDLGMLVSGVTELITEFFFLHDGLFLWVFLDMSMWYTKYYLFYYEEDEDNNNSNKARGGRRTIEIRRDCPYLDTVNRQVLDFDFEKFCSVSLSNLNVYACLVCGKYFQGRGQKSHAYTHSLEAGHHVYINLRTEKVYCLPDGYEINDPSLDDIRHVLNPRFSRDQVLQLDRNRQWSRALDGSDYLPGMVGLNNIVNTDFVNVTIQSLMRVTPLRNFFLIPENYMHSKSVLVHRFGELTRKIWHARNFKGQVSPHEFLQAVMKASKKRFRIGTSSDPVEFMSWLLNTLHSDLKSSRTKSSIIHKCFQGELEVVKESGSAGNNIVAETSRMPFLMLGLDLAPPPLFKDVMEKNIIPQVPLFNILKKFDGESVTEVVRPRIARMRYRVTKLPQYLILHMRRFTKNNFFVFYLSVSVNFPVKNLELKDYIPLPTPKENEKLRSKYDLIANIVHDGRPGEGPYRVFVQRKSEELWYEMQDLHVAETLPQMVALSETYMQIYEQQQPTTQHLE